The nucleotide window GGTCGTCTGCACCTGCTGGGGCAAGGTGGTCACCTCGGAAAGGTATAGCGTGCCGCCGTGAGCTCGTTCGAGCGCCCCCACCTCGACCTTGAGCAGACCCGATTTGTCGCGTGCCTCGCGCCCGAACAGCACCACCGGCACTTCTTCGGGCGCATAGAGCGATGCATTGATCTCGACAAAGGGCGCATTGGCGCGCGGGCTGCGCTGGTGAATCTGCCGGGCGACCAAGCCCTTGCCGGCGCCGCTGGGGCCGGAAATGAAAATGCGCGAATTGGTCGGCGCCGATTTCTCGATGATCCCGCGCACCTGCTGCAATGCCGGCGAGGTGCCCACCATGTCCACGCTTTTGCTCGCCGACCGCTCCTTGAGTTCAGCCACTTCGCTGCGCAGCCGCGTGGCCTCCATGGCCCGCTGCGTCACATGCAGCAGCCTGTCGATCTTGAACGGCTTTTCGATATAGTCATAAGCGCCGCGCCGGATAGCCGAGACGGCGGTTTCCACATTGCCGTGACCGGAAATCATGACGACCGGCATTTCGGGATGCTGGCTCTGGAACACATCGAGCAATTGCAGCCCGTCCAGCCGCGATCCCTGCATCCAGATGTCGAGAAACACCAGGCTTGGCCGGCGCCGCGCGATTTCGTTGAGCCCGCTATCGGCGTCATGCGCCTGGCGCGCCTCATAGCCCTCATCCTCAAGGATACCTGCGATCAGGTCGCGGATATCGTCCTCGTCGTCGATGATCAGAATGTCCAAAGCCATTTTTACTTATGAACAACCGCAGGCAAATGCGGCTCCTCCTGTTGGGCAGGATTGTCGTCCGCCGCCGCGGTTCCTGTCTCTGTGGTGCTCTTTGCAGGTGAATGCAAAGGAAGGGTGAAGGTGACGCATGCGCCCACCCGACCCTGCGGATCGGGCTCCGCGTCGATCAGCTCGACGATGCCGCCATGCTGCTCGATAATCCGGGCCACAATGGCAAGACCAAGGCCGGTGCCCTTCTCCCTGGTGGTCATATAGGGCTCGAGCAGCCTTTGTCTATTTTCCGCCGGCCAGCCCTTGCCATTGTCCGACACCGATATGCGGGCATGATTGCCCTCCACATGGGCCTCCACAATTATGGTGGGCTGCCAATCGGCGGCAAGCGATATGCCCTCGAAGGCCTCGACGGCATTCTTGATCAGATTGGTCAGCGACTGGGACACCAGCCGCGTGTCGAACCAGGCGGTAATGCTGTCGTCGGGCAGCAGCGTGACGATATTGACCTCGGGCAGGCGGACGCTTTCGAGGAACACGGCCTGGCGGATAACGTCACTGAGATCGGCCGTTTCCGGCGCCGATTCAGGCATCCGGGCAAAGGCCGAGAATTCATCGACCATGCGGCCGATATCCCCGACCTGCCGGACAATGGTATTGATACATTTGTCGAACACGTCGCGGTCGTCTTCCAGCTTGTTGCCATAGCGCCTGCGCAGGCGTTCGGCCGAAAGCTGGATAGGGGTCAGAGGATTTTTGATTTCATGGGCAATGCGCCGCGCGACATCGGCCCAGGCACTGGTCCGCTGGGCCGATTCCAGGTCGGTAATATCGTCGAAGGTCAGCACATAGCCCTTGGATTCGGTAATCGAACCCTCGCGCGTAAGCTGCACCTGGTAAATGCGCCGGTCTGTTTCATTGCCGAGCTGAATCTGGTCGCGCACCTGTCCTCGGCGGGCCGAGCGCGCCTTGTCCAGCGTCGCGGCCAGCTCGGGCATGATCGTGTCCATCGACTCGCCCATCAGCTCGATTTCCGTGCGGCCCAGCATTTCGCAGGCCCGCGCATTGACCAGCGTCACCGCCCCATAGGGATCGAGCCCGATAATGCCCGCCGACACGCCTTCCACCACCGCCTCGGTGAACTGGCGGCGCTTCTCGTTGACCTCATTGGCCTTGAGCAGGTCCAGCCGTTGCGATTTGAGCTGCTGGGTCATGCGGTTAAAGCCATTGCTGAGGTCCCTCAGGTCACCCCTGCCCTCCTGCACCGGCACCTGCACGTCCAGATCGCCCGAACTCACCCGGCGTGACGCGATCATCAGGTTCCGGATAGGGTCGACAAAGCGGTTGGCCAGCGCGATACCCACCCAGAGCGCGGCCAGCAGCAGCACCACGGCTAGGCCGACATACATGATCGTGAAGGTGATCTGGAACACAAGTCGGTTCGAGGCGTACTGACGATATTCTGTGATATTTTCGTCGGTTAGCCGCATATATTCAAGCACTTCCGCATCTACCGGACGCGCGACGAACAGGAAAATGTCGTCATAGCCGCGCAGCTTGATCACGGAACCCACGAACTGGGTCGATCCGGGCGCGATTGGGGTCGGAATGCCTTCGACAACGCCGTCGGTCACACCAGCCGGCAGCGCCGGATAGGCCCCCGCCACATTGATCTGCGCCCGCATCAGCGTCTCGCCTTCCCGGTTAATCAATGCCGTGAAGGGCAGCGAGCGCGTGACCGCCAGGGCGGTCAGGATGCGCTCGAAACGCGCCGGTTCCGTTTCATAGGTTTCCCGGGCCTGTTCAAGCTCCGTGGCCACCCAGATAATGTCGTCGCGCAATACCTGGGCGTGCTCGAGCATATAGGAGCGGGCAACCAGGCGTGAGCTCTCCACCATGGCGCGCGTGCGCTCGGAAAACCATTGGTCCAGGCCCTGGTTGAGCGAAATGGTCGCCACGACCGCCACCAGGGCCGCCGGCACCGCCGCCACGAAGGCAAACATGGCCACCATGCGCACCTGCAGCCCTGCCCCCGGCACGCCGCGCAAGCGTGCCTGAAACAGCAGAACCGCCTCAGTCACCACCAGGGCGATAACGAGCAGCACCAATAGGCCCGTGACCACCCAAATGATGGTCCACACAGTGGCGGAAGGCTCGATAT belongs to Devosia sp. XK-2 and includes:
- a CDS encoding sigma-54 dependent transcriptional regulator; translated protein: MALDILIIDDEDDIRDLIAGILEDEGYEARQAHDADSGLNEIARRRPSLVFLDIWMQGSRLDGLQLLDVFQSQHPEMPVVMISGHGNVETAVSAIRRGAYDYIEKPFKIDRLLHVTQRAMEATRLRSEVAELKERSASKSVDMVGTSPALQQVRGIIEKSAPTNSRIFISGPSGAGKGLVARQIHQRSPRANAPFVEINASLYAPEEVPVVLFGREARDKSGLLKVEVGALERAHGGTLYLSEVTTLPQQVQTTLLRTLVENRFQRVGGTQAVPIDVRIISSSSQNVAAQVEGGEFRSDLFHRLSIVPLPLTPLKERREDVPPLVTVFIEQVCKMHSLQRLVIGEDAMAVLQAQDWPGNARQLRNSIERLLILMKDQQPEGGVITASMLPSDIGEVLPTVGDADASAHLMSLPLRDAREVFERQYLLAQIERFGGNISKTAEFVGMERSALHRKIKSLGL
- a CDS encoding PAS domain-containing sensor histidine kinase, with product MADLVSASEEQSNLPRDESSKGRRPFLGIQQNYSLRVLGFVVVFASVLMSSASFLILSGITNIEPSATVWTIIWVVTGLLVLLVIALVVTEAVLLFQARLRGVPGAGLQVRMVAMFAFVAAVPAALVAVVATISLNQGLDQWFSERTRAMVESSRLVARSYMLEHAQVLRDDIIWVATELEQARETYETEPARFERILTALAVTRSLPFTALINREGETLMRAQINVAGAYPALPAGVTDGVVEGIPTPIAPGSTQFVGSVIKLRGYDDIFLFVARPVDAEVLEYMRLTDENITEYRQYASNRLVFQITFTIMYVGLAVVLLLAALWVGIALANRFVDPIRNLMIASRRVSSGDLDVQVPVQEGRGDLRDLSNGFNRMTQQLKSQRLDLLKANEVNEKRRQFTEAVVEGVSAGIIGLDPYGAVTLVNARACEMLGRTEIELMGESMDTIMPELAATLDKARSARRGQVRDQIQLGNETDRRIYQVQLTREGSITESKGYVLTFDDITDLESAQRTSAWADVARRIAHEIKNPLTPIQLSAERLRRRYGNKLEDDRDVFDKCINTIVRQVGDIGRMVDEFSAFARMPESAPETADLSDVIRQAVFLESVRLPEVNIVTLLPDDSITAWFDTRLVSQSLTNLIKNAVEAFEGISLAADWQPTIIVEAHVEGNHARISVSDNGKGWPAENRQRLLEPYMTTREKGTGLGLAIVARIIEQHGGIVELIDAEPDPQGRVGACVTFTLPLHSPAKSTTETGTAAADDNPAQQEEPHLPAVVHK